A region from the Wansuia hejianensis genome encodes:
- a CDS encoding transaldolase family protein, which translates to MEAINMKCSLEALVQSGRLQVASDTGKDMFDRVKHITLPFKTEMKLGETVKAIGVTDEFRKVINLFQVPAGETPAGFRHEYVYGADGSMRINLVRDISFGANGVRRPTNVLFSANTANPFSVYTMRNFIANLTTNPQIIYDSFLNNPKANKNNQFKDRYEVLKELCKIVGPGVDISVEVNNPFAEESALMEEIAQFEEILTPYRLVVKVPHTGPLNADNVDSFLSGKYPAVNDGKPEDFFYGHNLAYRLHEKGYRVNFTLMAEPYQTALALTAKPYFINAFVERRHIHTQGLSSLLKRLDETGDPMYREQIHAFMLKSDMLASDDTDCEAAEKKARQIVAYRGLDTADGHDGLDSARHSLRLLKQANLPDTRLILCNTKSAQMYYDIDKMMVEPEFADMKQRVILTCEPEYFGQFTSSPTIYTYQRSFLNSVK; encoded by the coding sequence ATGGAAGCAATTAACATGAAATGCAGCCTGGAGGCGCTGGTTCAGTCGGGCAGACTGCAGGTGGCATCGGATACGGGAAAGGATATGTTTGACCGCGTCAAGCATATTACCCTGCCCTTTAAAACAGAGATGAAGCTGGGCGAGACGGTGAAGGCCATTGGTGTGACTGACGAATTCCGAAAGGTCATCAACCTGTTCCAGGTGCCTGCCGGAGAGACTCCCGCCGGATTCCGGCATGAATATGTGTATGGAGCGGATGGCAGTATGCGGATTAACCTGGTAAGGGATATATCCTTTGGCGCGAATGGGGTCAGACGGCCTACGAATGTGCTGTTTTCTGCGAACACAGCTAACCCGTTTTCCGTATATACGATGAGAAACTTCATCGCCAACCTGACAACCAATCCCCAGATTATCTATGATTCATTTTTGAATAACCCTAAGGCCAATAAGAATAACCAGTTTAAGGATCGTTATGAGGTGCTGAAGGAGTTATGCAAGATCGTTGGTCCGGGTGTGGATATCAGCGTGGAGGTTAACAATCCTTTTGCGGAGGAGAGCGCTCTGATGGAGGAGATCGCCCAGTTCGAAGAGATTTTAACGCCTTACCGTCTGGTGGTTAAGGTACCTCATACAGGCCCTCTGAACGCGGACAACGTGGATAGTTTTCTCAGCGGAAAATATCCGGCGGTGAACGACGGAAAGCCAGAGGATTTCTTCTATGGACATAATCTGGCTTACCGCTTGCATGAGAAGGGATACCGGGTGAATTTCACGCTTATGGCGGAGCCGTATCAGACGGCTCTGGCACTGACGGCGAAGCCATATTTCATCAATGCATTTGTGGAGCGGCGCCATATCCATACGCAGGGTCTGAGTTCCCTCCTGAAACGGTTGGACGAGACTGGTGATCCCATGTACCGTGAGCAGATTCATGCGTTTATGCTCAAGTCGGACATGCTGGCTTCCGATGACACGGACTGTGAAGCTGCTGAGAAAAAGGCCCGACAGATCGTGGCATACAGGGGGTTAGATACGGCCGACGGCCATGATGGACTGGACAGCGCGCGCCATAGCCTGCGGCTTCTCAAGCAGGCCAATCTGCCAGATACCCGGCTGATCCTGTGCAACACCAAGAGTGCCCAGATGTATTACGATATTGATAAGATGATGGTAGAGCCTGAATTTGCGGATATGAAGCAGAGAGTGATCCTCACCTGCGAGCCGGAGTACTTTGGACAATTTACCAGTTCACCGACAATCTATACTTACCAGCGTTCTTTCCTGAACAGTGTTAAATAA